A part of Stigmatopora nigra isolate UIUO_SnigA unplaced genomic scaffold, RoL_Snig_1.1 HiC_scaffold_25, whole genome shotgun sequence genomic DNA contains:
- the LOC144191988 gene encoding twinfilin-1-like: protein MSHQTGIQAGNDVKDIFASAKSGDEYRVLKIVIENEQLTLAASKKASKKWDHEYDALVLPLVEDSVPCYLLYRLDSSNNQGYEWIFIAWSPDSSDVRNKMLIAATKATLKSEFGGGHIKEEIFATTKDEINLNGYKKHLISQAAPLPLTAAEEELRQIKLHEVQTDISVDSKHQTLQGVAFPMHRDATAALKRFKDKDINYVQLRIDFDEELICLCSTEATELRDLPSRIPRDFARYHFFLYKHSHEGDCLESTVFIYSMPGYKCSIRERMLYSSCNNPLVEMVENQLMIEIDKKLQIENGDEITSEFMYEEVHPKQHAHKQAFAKPKGPQGKRGGRRITRTPAEGDEDDD, encoded by the exons ATGTCACACCAGACGGGCATTCAAG CGGGCAATGACGTGAAGGACATTTTCGCCAGTGCCAAAAGTGGCGACGAATACCGAGTCTTGAAGATCGTTATCGAAAATG AGCAGCTGACGTTAGCCGCCAGCAAAAAAGCCTCGAAGAAGTGGGACCACGAGTACGATGCCTTGGTGCTGCCCCTAGTGGAGGATTCCGTTCCATGCTATCTTCTCTACCGACTGGACTCTAGTAACAACCAGGGTTATGAATGGATTTTTATCGCTTGGTCTCCGGACAGTTCTGAC GTGAGGAATAAAATGTTAATCGCTGCCACCAAAGCTACACTGAAGAGCGAATTTGGCGGAGGTCACATCAAAGAGGAGATTTTTGCCACCACAAAG GATGAGATCAATCTCAACGGATATAAGAAACACTTGATATCGCAAGCCGCCCCTCTGCCACTCACTGCGGCCGAAGAAGAGTTGAGGCAGATTAAACTACATGAG GTCCAAACGGACATTAGCGTGGACAGCAAACACCAGACCCTCCAAGGCGTGGCCTTCCCCATGCACCGCGACGCCACAGCGGCACTCAAGCGCTTCAAGGACAAAGACATCAACTACGTGCAACTG CGAATAGACTTTGATGAGGAGCTGATCTGCTTATGCAGCACGGAAGCCACGGAACTCCGAGACCTTCCATCCAGGATCCCCAGGGATTTTGCGCGCTACCACTTCTTCCTCTACAAGCATTCCCACGAAGGCGACTGCTTGGAATCCACAG TCTTTATTTATTCCATGCCCGGATACAAATGTAGCATCCGAGAGAGAATGCTTTATTCCAGCTGCAATAACCCTTTGGTGGAAATGGTGGAAAACCAGCTGATGATCGAAATTGACAAAAAG CTCCAAATCGAAAATGGCGACGAAATCACCAGTGAGTTCATGTACGAAGAAGTACATCCCAAACAACACGCCCACAAACAGGCCTTCGCCAAACCCAAAGGCCCTCAAGGAAAACGCGGCGGGCGCCGCATCACCCGAACGCCCGCGGAGGGTGACGAAGACGACGACTAA